In the genome of Desulfovibrio desulfuricans, one region contains:
- the hydF gene encoding [FeFe] hydrogenase H-cluster maturation GTPase HydF, with amino-acid sequence MNETPKSLRLHIGIYGRRNVGKSSLLNALAEQQVSIVSDTPGTTTDPVEKTLELAPLGPVVFIDTAGIDDVGALGELRKERTLKALERTDVALLAVEPDQWGEYEDFFVAQLRERNIPFGVVFGKSDQALPAAVHTSVLEKGGIRWMSVSALTGKGMGQVREALAALAPEHWFAEPRLLGDLLPAGELAVLVVPLDLGAPKGRLILPQVQAIRDVLDSDASCMVVKERELAAALARLNREPCLVVCDSQIVLKAVADTPPHIPLTTFSILMARFKGDLAALAHGAAAIDRLQPGDAVLVAEACGHHPSADDIGRVKIPRWLRQYAGGDIRVDNLAGRDFPDDLSPYRLVIHCGACTFNRQSMLARLAQAQTQGVPITNYGLAISHVQGVLRRVLEPFPAALAAFDAAR; translated from the coding sequence ATGAATGAAACGCCCAAAAGTCTGCGTCTGCACATCGGCATCTATGGTCGGCGCAATGTGGGTAAGTCTTCTCTGCTCAACGCACTGGCAGAGCAGCAGGTTTCCATTGTTTCCGACACGCCCGGCACAACCACAGACCCGGTGGAAAAAACGCTGGAGCTTGCGCCCCTCGGGCCGGTGGTTTTTATTGATACTGCGGGCATTGACGACGTGGGCGCACTGGGCGAGCTGCGCAAAGAGCGCACTCTCAAGGCCCTTGAGCGCACCGATGTTGCCCTGCTGGCGGTGGAGCCGGATCAGTGGGGCGAGTACGAAGACTTTTTTGTGGCCCAGCTTCGCGAGCGCAACATTCCTTTTGGCGTGGTCTTTGGCAAGAGCGATCAGGCTCTTCCCGCTGCTGTGCATACATCGGTGCTGGAGAAGGGCGGCATCCGCTGGATGAGCGTTTCTGCCCTGACAGGCAAGGGCATGGGGCAGGTGCGCGAGGCGCTGGCGGCACTGGCACCAGAGCACTGGTTTGCAGAGCCGCGCCTTCTGGGCGATCTGTTGCCAGCGGGTGAACTGGCCGTGCTGGTGGTTCCACTTGATCTGGGTGCGCCCAAGGGGCGGCTAATTTTGCCCCAGGTGCAGGCCATACGCGATGTTCTAGATAGCGATGCATCGTGCATGGTGGTGAAAGAACGCGAGCTTGCTGCGGCCCTCGCCCGTCTGAACAGGGAGCCATGCCTTGTGGTCTGTGATTCGCAGATTGTACTCAAGGCCGTGGCCGACACTCCGCCGCATATTCCACTCACTACGTTTTCCATCCTTATGGCCCGATTCAAGGGTGATCTGGCGGCCCTTGCCCACGGGGCGGCTGCCATCGACCGCTTGCAACCCGGTGACGCCGTGCTGGTGGCCGAGGCTTGCGGGCATCACCCCTCGGCAGACGACATCGGGCGGGTGAAGATTCCGCGCTGGCTGCGGCAGTACGCCGGGGGCGATATTCGCGTGGACAATCTGGCCGGGCGTGACTTTCCTGATGATCTGAGCCCATACAGGCTGGTTATCCACTGCGGCGCGTGTACGTTTAACCGTCAGAGCATGCTTGCGCGGCTGGCGCAGGCGCAAACGCAGGGCGTGCCCATAACCAATTACGGGTTGGCTATTTCGCATGTGCAGGGGGTGCTGCGGCGGGTTCTTGAGCCTTTCCCCGCAGCATTGGCGGCATTTGATGCGGCACGGTGA